From a single Stomoxys calcitrans chromosome 4, idStoCalc2.1, whole genome shotgun sequence genomic region:
- the LOC131997062 gene encoding uncharacterized protein LOC131997062 yields MYRQIWLHKEHTRFQRIVFRKDPKAVLKDFELKTVTFGVNCAPFLAIRTLLQLASDVEKELPLAAKILRHMMYVDDALAGAHEVTLAIAARDQLIQALSSAGFSMRKWTANDEKILQGLPSGHRLSENFLEIEDESNAKTLGIRWNAKGDFFYFSVKPIQMKLNFTKREVLSIIASLFDPAGWLGPVIVVAKILMQQIWGEGIGWDQELTERSHNMWNQFICDYVSLNHIRIPRWVGFHPSAQVELHGFSDASEKAYGACIYVRVVDGGSVQAHLLLAKSRVAPLKIVSLPRLELCGALLLADLMGVVRTDLCLDEKNTKFYCWSDSMIVLAWLQKPPSSWTTFVANRVSKILDKVGKDNWRHVRSECNPADLISRGVRPQDLIDETLWWQGPSWLQSPNSQWDKSNVDFATEEEERKVKLFSTFIKDYEEILDRFSSYARALRVMAYVFRFIDCLNGRRNFSQTSVSSEELQLSKERLVVVAQKVYFTDVYYRLLNNQSISNRSHLLCLNPFIDPKGLMRVGGRLDNATSLSYSEKHPLILPYNCRISRLLIVFVHQMTLHGGNQLMLRVLRTEFWIPRVKNLIRWAINRCRICSIMAKKTRCQLMASLPVSRTILDRAFTRTGVDFAGPYDIKNYTGRACLITKGYVCLFICFATRAVHLEAVSDLSSTTFLAAFSRFVSRRGCPKEMYSDNGTNFVGASKTLKSEFREFLKVIGPQLTGSYATQGISWHFNPASAPHMGGLWEAGVKSFKHHFRRIAGSLKYTFEEFSTLLARIEACLNSRPLCPISDDVSCLDALTPGHFLIGGPILAPPEPDIRETPESIVNRWQRVKALNQLLCLRWKNEYLKELTRRNKWKNPDDNVKVEDMVVIKEDNIPPNEWRLGRVTKVLPGVDQLVRVVEVKTERGPIVRPVVKLVVLPSN; encoded by the coding sequence ATGTACCGTCAAATTTGGCTACATAAGGAACATACAAGATTCCAGAGAATAGTTTTTCGCAAGGATCCCAAGGCTGTTTTAAAAGATTTTGAGTTAAAAACTGTAACATTTGGTGTTAATTGTGCACCATTTTTGGCCATTAGAACCCTGTTACAGTTGGCCTCAGATGTTGAGAAGGAGCTGCCTTTGGCAGCTAAGATATTGCGTCATATGATGTATGTGGATGATGCTCTCGCGGGAGCACACGAAGTGACACTGGCTATAGCGGCTAGGGACCAATTGATTCAAGCCTTGTCCTCTGCTGGGTTTTCTATGAGGAAGTGGACCGCGAATGATGAAAAAATTCTGCAGGGATTACCATCTGGCCACCGTCTTAGTGagaattttttggaaatcgAAGACGAGAGTAATGCCAAGACGTTGGGTATAAGGTGGAACGCCAAGGGTGACTTCTTCTATTTTTCAGTCAAGCCAATTCAAATGAAGCTGAATTTTACGAAAAGAGAAGTTTTATCTATAATTGCCAGCTTATTTGATCCTGCTGGTTGGCTTGGTCccgttattgttgttgccaaGATCTTGATGCAGCAGATTTGGGGTGAAGGAATTGGTTGGGATCAGGAATTGACTGAGAGGAGCCACAATATGTGGAATCAGTTTATTTGTGACTATGTGTCATTGAATCACATTAGGATTCCAAGGTGGGTGGGGTTTCACCCTAGCGCTCAAGTAGAACTTCATGGATTTTCGGACGCTTCAGAAAAGGCTTATGGAGCTTGCATTTATGTACGAGTTGTGGATGGTGGATCCGTACAGGCTCATTTATTACTGGCTAAATCGAGGGTAGCCCCTCTGAAGATTGTTTCGCTGCCGAGGTTAGAACTTTGCGGAGCTCTTTTGTTGGCAGATTTAATGGGAGTCGTTAGAACCGATTTGTGTTTAGATGAGAAGAACACTAAATTTTATTGTTGGTCCGACTCTATGATTGTTCTTGCTTGGCTCCAAAAACCACCTAGCTCATGGACGACCTTTGTTGCAAATAGGGTGTCGAAAATTCTTGATAAGGTTGGAAAGGACAACTGGAGACATGTCCGATCAGAGTGTAATCCTGCTGACCTGATTAGCAGGGGTGTTCGCCCTCAAGATCTTATAGATGAGACCCTATGGTGGCAGGGACCGTCTTGGCTACAATCTCCTAATAGCCAGTGGGACAAGAGCAACGTTGACTTTGCTACAGAGGAGGAGGAACGGAAGGTGAAACTCTTCTCAACTTTCATTAAGGATTATGAGGAAATTCTTGACAGGTTCTCATCCTATGCCAGGGCATTGCGTGTAATGGCTTATGTTTTTCGGTTCATTGACTGTTTAAATGGCCGGAGGAATTTTTCGCAGACATCAGTGAGTTCGGAGGAGCTCCAGCTTTCGAAAGAACgtctggttgttgttgcccaAAAGGTTTATTTCACTGACGTTTACTATAGATTGTTGAATAATCAATCGATTTCAAATAGAAGTCATTTACTTTGCTTAAACCCATTTATTGATCCGAAGGGCCTGATGCGCGTTGGCGGCCGGCTGGATAATGCCACTTCTCTGTCGTATAGTGAAAAGCATCCTTTGATTTTGCCCTATAACTGTAGAATATCGAGGCTTCTGATAGTCTTCGTACATCAAATGACGCTGCATGGTGGTAATCAATTGATGCTTAGAGTTTTGAGAACGGAATTTTGGATACCCCGGGTTAAGAATTTGATTCGATGGGCCATAAATCGTTGTAGAATTTGTTCAATAATGGCAAAAAAGACACGTTGTCAGTTAATGGCGTCTTTGCCAGTCTCTAGAACAATACTTGACAGGGCCTTTACTCGAACTGGTGTGGATTTCGCAGGGCCATATGATATAAAGAACTATACAGGTCGAGCATGTTTGATAACGAAAGGATACGTGTGTCTTTTTATATGTTTTGCCACAAGGGCTGTCCATTTAGAAGCAGTTAGTGACTTATCGTCAACAACCTTCTTGGCAGCTTTCTCCCGTTTTGTTTCCCGCCGGGGTTGCCCCAAGGAAATGTATTCGGACAACGGCACTAATTTCGTTGGAGCTTCGAAGACTTTGAAATCCGAGTTTCGGGAATTTCTTAAGGTGATTGGCCCTCAACTAACGGGATCATATGCGACACAGGGCATCAGTTGGCATTTTAATCCAGCAAGCGCACCACATATGGGCGGTTTGTGGGAGGCTGGAGTGAAATCGTTCAAGCATCACTTTAGAAGGATAGCGGGTAGTCTTAAATACACCTTCGAAGAATTTTCAACACTCTTGGCCCGTATTGAGGCTTGCCTAAATTCGCGGCCACTTTGTCCTATATCTGATGATGTATCTTGTTTGGACGCGCTGACACCAGGACATTTTTTGATAGGTGGGCCCATTTTAGCTCCCCCCGAACCAGACATTCGAGAGACACCTGAATCAATTGTCAACCGTTGGCAAAGGGTTAAGGCTTTAAATCAGCTCTTGTGTCTCCGGTGGAAGAATGAATACTTGAAGGAACTAACGAGAAGAAATAAGTGGAAAAATCCTGACGACAATGTGAAAGTGGAGGATATGGTAGTTATTAAGGAGGACAACATCCCACCGAATGAATGGAGATTAGGTCGTGTCACTAAGGTGTTACCAGGCGTCGATCAGCTGGTGCGTGTTGTAGAGGTCAAGACCGAACGTGGCCCGATAGTGAGGCCAGTAGTAAAACTGGTCGTCCTACCCTCTAATTAG